From the Theileria equi strain WA chromosome 4 map unlocalized gcontig_1105316255041, whole genome shotgun sequence genome, one window contains:
- a CDS encoding conserved hypothetical protein (encoded by transcript BEWA_045730A) has protein sequence MTRMNTMTSPPETESNTNQKVAVFMAGFTLAQVPRLAVSAGKFSAVRFRISSSYIPLFLNQMIISYRIAALLGTMVMNGLILGCPNFKQHLGIVSSICTSSMSLCYALTLVTFYTGGDQGYITAYYWGIVLTSFMYGCSVVSVTTLASSEIAGYLAAIPAASIVSSSYHLSFVKFGNKFRLQNINYWVVVWQIITAICLAVIAAGIWIVAYGDGKAVSSGTTAEEDDFWTGLSLSGSPLFLAAFGYGLQYAFYPAIAPYKLAGIQKGFYISLALLYTGAIPPAILLYLKEAKKGPDKNWTEYYGWHYAWFLFALEVTCAYIFTIILHYPDGFIARTLRHSTILLTLVIVLYDMCVHTTRGIGSNGASRQTKEGNSKKNSKMATLNTLLYSITQLIFAFMGNGYLKTYSKYEKDPDNWPTKHFTTRKAFWYWCGCSTKCACKNLVTAFTTDVRGSIVEKREFLYVVYADEVDNSRKPPNAKDPTVMKIVHDI, from the coding sequence ATGACACGGATGAACACAATGACTAGCCCACCGGAAACTGAAAGTAATACTAACCAAAAGGTGGCAGTCTTTATGGCCGGTTTTACCTTAGCCCAGGTACCTCGTTTAGCAGTTTCCGCTGGTAAGTTTTCTGCTGTAAGGTTCAGGATCAGTTCCAGCTACATTCCTCTCTTCCTTAATCAGATGATTATCTCGTATAGAATTGCTGCTTTACTTGGGACAATGGTGATGAACGGATTAATTCTGGGTTGTCCTAACTTTAAACAACACCTGGGTATTGTATCTTCCATATGTACCTCTTCAATGTCGCTTTGTTATGCTCTAACGTTAGTGACATTCTACACTGGAGGAGACCAAGGGTACATTACAGCTTACTACTGGGGTATTGTATTAACGTCATTCATGTATGGTTGTAGTGTTGTCTCTGTAACAACTTTGGCGTCGAGCGAGATTGCAGGATATTTAGCGGCCATACCAGCGGCGTCTATAGTTTCTTCCTCATACCATCTTTCATTTGTCAAGTTTGGAAACAAATTTAGACTTCAGAATATAAACTACTGGGTAGTAGTATGGCAAATTATCACTGCTATTTGTTTAGCAGTAATTGCAGCGGGAATTTGGATAGTTGCGTACGGTGATGGAAAGGCTGTTAGTTCTGGTACTACtgctgaagaagatgattttTGGACTGGTTTGAGCCTGTCTGGGTCACCACTATTTCTAGCTGCATTTGGTTACGGACTACAGTATGCCTTCTACCCGGCCATTGCACCTTATAAACTTGCTGGTATTCAAAAGGGTTTTTACATTTCCTTGGCACTGCTTTATACTGGAGCAATACCACCTGCAATTCTACTATATCTAAAGGAGGCAAAGAAGGGTCCAGATAAAAATTGGACAGAATATTATGGATGGCATTACGCTTGGTTCCTTTTTGCTCTAGAGGTGACATGTGCATACATTTTCACGATTATATTGCACTATCCAGATGGGTTTATAGCCAGAACACTTCGGCATAGCACAATACTCCTCACACTTGTTATTGTCTTGTATGATATGTGTGTACATACTACTAGGGGTATTGGATCTAACGGGGCCTCAAGACAAACTAAAGAGGGTAATAGTAagaaaaactcaaaaatgGCTACATTAAACACACTACTTTATTCTATAACGCAGTTAATATTCGCCTTCATGGGTAATGGTTATCTCAAGACTTACTCAAAATATGAGAAAGATCCAGACAACTGGCCTACCAAGCACTTTACCACAAGAAAGGCATTCTGGTACTGGTGTGGATGCTCCAcaaaatgtgcatgcaaGAATCTTGTGACAGCCTTTACCACAGATGTTAGAGGGTCTATCGTTGAAAAGAGGGAATTTCTCTATGTCGTATATGCTGATGAAGTGGATAATAGTAGAAAGCCTCCTAACGCGAAAGATCCTACAGTAATGAAGATAGTTCATGACATATAA
- a CDS encoding signal peptide containing protein (encoded by transcript BEWA_045740A): MRILALLWTVSLAGLCHGKGGHKNYRSNDNEHSGDSKKPQSIPANPQGSGNVVAEGSGTAEGSNCRQVDVDVRGSGDNLDAQPSLEDTEKEPTKPEKPASSLPSKVDTSLFNVVDSVEDNVKVLKLKAKEGVTANKLTYEGLTVWEEKKKSCLSAVLYLDKGGPTLAVIKAKSTKGDANFTVYRYHDGKKWKNCTKRTHKNKLKKLKESCNPANQAPKEHSKESLNPTTSTVAPPAEESPVTHNSVSSEHHEAKPEGAISQDNEEEPETPTAQPSQPAVQPTSLSDYKSKVDSTLFNVENGQENGFKVLKLKAKEGVTANKLTYGSEVVWQAQNAVDVQASDTQQLNSTGRANPNQGTLSEDLQQSTVSSALTATAQGGLPPDAPQSEVGEGTPKDNGTSKPVTDESQVPQPSGQSGLVLDLASPDEAEIVVKENKEYGVTVKYHYPKDTSKDTSKITTVMDGEKEVWKGVDKEHALSVLVYYAKGDSSLITIGISKGSGSKLDFKHFEKNADGKWTLIKKEDYDQKLKDLKSGVTNPSSSDPSTPS, encoded by the coding sequence atgaggattctaGCACTGCTCTGGACGGTGTCTCTGGCAGGACTCTGCCATGGTAAGGGTGGCCATAAAAATTACCGTAGTAACGATAATGAACATTCTGGCGACTCTAAGAAACCACAGAGTATTCCAGCAAATCCACAAGGATCTGGAAATGTTGTAGCTGAAGGGTCAGGGACTGCAGAGGGGTCTAATTGTAGGCAGGTAGATGTTGATGTCAGAGGCTCCGGAGACAATTTAGATGCGCAACCTTCCCTTGAAGATACTGAAAAGGAACCTACTAAGCCTGAAAAGCCAGCAAGCTCCTTGCCTTCCAAAGTAGATACCTCCCTCTTTAATGTTGTGGACTCTGTTGAGGACAATGTAAAGGTTCTTAAACTGAAGGCTAAGGAGGGTGTTACTGCTAACAAGCTCACTTATGAAGGTTTGACAGTTTGggaagaaaagaaaaagtCATGCCTCTCAGCTGTCCTGTATCTGGACAAAGGTGGACCTACTCTGGCTGTCATAAAAGCTAAAAGCACTAAGGGTGATGCTAATTTCACTgtctatagataccatgatggtaagaagtggaagaattgTACGAAGCGTACTCATAAAAATAAGCTTAAGAAATTAAAGGAGAGTTGTAATCCTGCTAATCAAGCTCCAAAAGAGCATTCCAAAGAGTCTCTTAATCCTACTACTTCCACTGTAGCACCTCCTGCTGAGGAATCTCCAGTTACTCATAATTCTGTAAGTAGCGAGCATCATGAAGCTAAGCCGGAGGGGGCTATATCTCAAGACaatgaggaagaacctGAGACTCCTACTGCTCAACCTTCTCAACCAGCTGTTCAACCTACTTCTCTATCTGATTACAAATCCAAAGTTGACTCTACCCTATTCaatgtagagaatggacAAGAGAATGGGTTTAAGGTTCTAAAGCTCAAGGCTAAGGAAGGAGTTACTGCTAACAAACTTACCTATGGATCTGAAGTAGTTTGGCAGGCTCAGAATGCTGTTGATGTTCAAGCTTCTGATACTCAACAACTTAACTCAACTGGCCGAGCTAATCCTAATCAAGGTACTCTTTCTGAAGATCTTCAACAATCTACTGTCTCATCTGCCCTAACTGCTACTGCTCAAGGTGGACTTCCTCCTGATGCTCCTCAATCCGAAGTTGGTGAAGGTACTCCTAAAGATAATGGAACCAGTAAACCTGTTACTGATGAATCTCAAGTTCCTCAACCATCTGGACAAAGTGGTCTTGTTCTAGATCTTGCTAGTCCCGATGAAGCCGAAATAGTTGTGAAGGAAAATAAGGAATACGGAGTAACTGTTAAGTAccattatccaaaggatactTCCAAGGATACTTCCAAGATTACTActgttatggatggagagaaggaaGTCTGGAAGGGTGTGGATAAGGAGCATGCTCTATCAGTATTAGTATACTATGCAAAAGGAGACTCTTCTCTCATTACCATAGGTATAAGCAAAGGTAGTGGCTCTAAGCTAGACTTTAagcattttgaaaagaacgctgatggtaaatggacTCTCATCAAGAAGGAGGATTATGATCAGAAGCTAAAAGATCTCAAGAGTGGTGTGActaatccttcttcttcagaTCCTTCTACTCCATCTTAA
- a CDS encoding conserved hypothetical protein (encoded by transcript BEWA_045750A) translates to MSMNCGLADPQGFKDVSLDIAAPDSSSIDVIARVPHEVNTKIHVAKAGHRISSVVESGASIWTSANGYSCDHVSVVRFKEKSGRSTSFVTRLVAVYTSDGNGARKSFYYEKDESSWKTVEEEKFYRSFHHEALKMSILKSLVLNITGENKSPEFLSSSPDFPSSAYAPNVGYRIKKVIYKTALGHRNNRIHVVWSRRSKDEHCIYASFYPKKEPKVGYLIIETKDGLQERFYAKTGTFGGWTVRTKEDYLNRLINAGFNESTFNNNITMDISNVDSNNFYIKNDPLDDCNRDTYIPSIGFKLKEVMDGGVSLWKAPESSDAKCRFVRLFIRGSPLTLLLLVDDPKNGRHVVYFVKSGGEWKKVGKDEYYDHIAKENGLEPLRRIENPKVVMSSFTNKQGLRIATYASRVENAKGSIVLAHGIRSHFKIDFCSPNLEWNFEKFGFQLAPDISGIFMQGNAQKTNYTAMYKYLFEHARLDGMDAFEVFPVFEYRNSLVEYFNASGYNVFALDHQSHGFSDAISKFTAYVKDYKDYVHDVIQFVSIVKRGKFGDPNEKWDEKVAFKSHATDGKVFLLGNSMGGNIVFQAVQEFYKNAEKGAKFLDGLILTSGMFDLDYHLDTTAKKFKRFMARCASECLLNTLNKEDKLFNHGESFDLFIMYQDPHFYSCMLTLKAGKFLYDACDYVKNSKNLANYPKTLPTLFLHTDTDFLCDVKGPKKMRDTYLKDHSDVTLAEFKGTTHFLTVPHSIVLTQKAFKEWLSKHTPSATNANTVDKTNNVGRM, encoded by the coding sequence ATGTCCATGAATTGTGGTCTGGCGGACCCCCAGGGGTTCAAGGATGTTTCCCTCGACATTGCCGCTCCggattcttcttccattgaCGTAATTGCGAGGGTACCTCATGAAGTGAATACAAAGATACATGTTGCCAAGGCTGGCCACAGGATATCCTCGGTGGTAGAGAGCGGAGCTTCCATCTGGACCTCTGCCAATGGCTATTCCTGTGACCATGTTTCAGTCGTTAGGTTCAAAGAGAAGAGTGGTCGTTCGACATCCTTTGTGACAAGACTAGTGGCTGTCTATACTAGTGATGGTAACGGAGCAAGGAAGTCATTctactatgaaaaggatgagTCATCATGGAAGACtgttgaggaagaaaagttttacaGGAGCTTTCATCACGAAGCGCTAAAGATGTCCATATTGAAGAGTCTGGTCTTGAATATAACTGGAGAGAATAAATCACCTGAATTCTTGTCCAGCTCACCAGACTTTCCCTCTTCTGCCTATGCACCAAATGTAGGCTATCGCATTAAAAAGGTAATTTATAAAACCGCCCTAGGACACAGAAATAACCGTATACATGTAGTATGGTCAAGAAGGTCAAAGGATGAGCATTGCATTTACGCTTCCTTTtatccaaagaaggaaCCCAAAGTTGGCTACCTGATCATAGAAACTAAGGATGGTTTGCAGGAAAGGTTTTATGCCAAGACAGGTAcctttggaggatggacTGTTAGGACGAAGGAAGACTACCTGAATAGGCTGATAAACGCTGGTTTCAATGAGTCCACCTTCAATAATAACATTACTATGGACATTAGTAATGTGGACAGCAACAATTTTtacattaaaaatgatCCCTTGGATGATTGTAATAGAGATACATATATACCATCCATTGGCTTTAAACTCAAGGAGGTTATGGATGGCGGAGTATCACTCTGGAAAGCTCCAGAGTCAAGTGATGCtaaatgcagatttgtAAGACTGTTTATCAGGGGAAGTCCATTGACCCTATTGCTTCTTGTCGACGATCCGAAAAATGGACGTCATGTTGTATACTTTGTAAAGAGTGGtggtgaatggaaaaaGGTCGGTAAGGATGAATACTATGATCATATTGCAAAGGAGAATGGTCTAGAGCCTTTGCGAAGGATTGAGAATCCAAAGGTTGTAATGAGTAGTTTTACGAATAAACAAGGACTGCGTATTGCAACATATGCCTCCAGAGTTGAGAATGCCAAGGGAAGCATTGTGTTGGCCCACGGTATCCGTTCCCACTTCAAGATAGACTTTTGCTCACCTAATTTGGAGTGGaactttgaaaagtttggatTTCAACTTGCTCCAGACATTAGTGGGATATTCATGCAAGGAAATGCCCAAAAGACCAATTATACTGCCATGTACAAGTACCTATTTGAGCATGCCAGACTAGATGGAATGGATGCGTTTGAGGTGTTCCCTGTCTTTGAGTACAGGAATAGTCTTGTAGAATACTTTAATGCATCAGGCTACAACGTATTTGCTCTGGACCATCAGTCCCACGGCTTTTCCGATGCCATTTCGAAATTCACTGCGTACGTTAAAGATTACAAGGATTACGTCCACGATGTCATTCAGTTTGTCAGTATCGTCAAAAgaggtaaatttggagatcCTAATGAAAAGTGGGACGAAAAGGTAGCCTTCAAGAGTCATGCCACAGATGGAAAGGTGTTCCTGCTAGGAAACTCCATGGGAGGTAATATTGTCTTTCAGGCAGTTCAAGAATTTTATAAGAATGCCGAAAAGGGAGCAAAATTCCTGGACGGCCTCATTTTAACCTCTGGAATGTTTGACCTGGATTATCACTTGGATACAACCGCTAAAAAGTTTAAAAGGTTCATGGCCAGATGTGCATCAGAGTGTTTACTAAACACATTAAATAAAGAGGACAAGCTGTTCAACCATGGAGAATCATTTGATCTGTTTATCATGTACCAAGATCCACACTTTTACTCATGCATGCTTACATTAAAGGCAGGAAAGTTCTTGTACGATGCATGCGATTATGTAAAGAACTCCAAGAACTTGGCAAACTATCCCAAGACTCTGCCAACTCTATTCTTACACACTGATACTGACTTCCTGTGTGATGTAAAGGGCCCAAAGAAGATGCGTGATACATATCTAAAGGACCATTCAGATGTAACTTTGGCAGAGTTCAAGGGAACAACACACTTTTTGACTGTCCCTCATTCTATAGTTTTAACACAAAAGGCCTTTAAGGAGTGGTTGAGCAAACATACTCCTTCAGCTACTAATGCTAATACAGTTGATAAAACTAACAATGTCGGTAGAATGTAg